The following proteins are co-located in the Phaeodactylum tricornutum CCAP 1055/1 chromosome 2, whole genome shotgun sequence genome:
- a CDS encoding predicted protein, whose product MSGGECGNDKEVMAVAFVRDAFRNGSYGNGGHRKDFTSGNHHVEVRCSPWGVYYANVTVVANAAGVRVCLSSDVADLVMRDPGLLGQRHVTQEELLLMVHGGLTLLNTTDDLSFRHAMNVKILFESVAGLRELLVSRVLSLVMHRITRNLNGYQMAANDAILTFLRESPPPSAGLRLDFRNTMNSIVAFDGITDSMIKTCLEMTTEPALAFAMLADPGVNILKTVEAKSALADRSTSLMNMSLGRLNFLLHIAIIHLGMNRPMDPGVGDFVKTVELEAVLESLGVLHSRVLRGSRVFYPSQPYAANLIKVSPEDERLLQLVVKMIVAARVKWRLIKLERYGGNRHSLSYTNTWCEQGGAWPEDDIKEAEIKRIPVNGSTVARVFKNGPFERKCVLASERLVEYTLCGGNFSILACDQAQWLVPKNTARITTAMSRVRRSVLHGLYTPGTEIGRAWPYATRILVANVALAPLNCDLGIIRDNPEREYMLLQCLSENLVPDAEGTQFYTSENALLHKMLERYYGPNVVLPREVELVGWKNSTDHIALILGAVSLCVEKTDGAVSLKETCATNDDTAGLMSGAAVRNFYRTLQMPLTGINNANPGMPLLVKGRPLDTTVRLWLETCTTNKRSPGPVFTWSSGKFGNVLGTALVANSAAEELSQNTIGDTILIFTALVVVFVVSIKTQKYESFSLLALAIAVGGKGETMPWIDIYNTMKSREVNLTLAGKSNGLMIVLASTILTFAYPTPSEGAVLTAVLVTATLVIIQTVPMTLLKIEEQMAIDSVVLGLGHTNLLGSRMLVSGYKYPELRCADGVTPYLGPVSLAERTNEVAETFGYQIPAHTNVPQPKFVVSPIVVG is encoded by the coding sequence ATGTCGGGCGGAGAATGTGGAAACGACAAGGAGGTGATGGCGGTTGCATTTGTCCGAGATGCGTTCAGGAATGGAAGTTACGGAAATGGTGGCCATCGTAAGGATTTTACATCCGGCAACCATCACGTGGAGGTGCGGTGTTCACCGTGGGGTGTTTATTACGCTAACGTTACTGTGGTCGCCAACGCTGCTGGGGTGAGAGTTTGCCTTTCAAGCGACGTTGCTGATCTAGTAATGCGTGACCCAGGACTGTTAGGCCAACGTCACGTGACGCAGGAGGAGCTACTGCTCATGGTACATGGAGGGCTGACTTTGCTAAATACAACTGATGATCTGTCATTTCGCCACGCAATGAACGTTAAGATCTTGTTTGAGAGTGTGGCAGGACTCAGAGAGCTGCTGGTTTCAAGAGTACTTTCCCTGGTCATGCATAGAATCACGAGAAACTTAAATGGGTACCAGATGGCTGCAAACGATGCTATCCTGACATTCCTCAGGGAAAGTCCGCCGCCTTCAGCTGGACTTCGGCTGGACTTCCGAAACACAATGAATTCGATAGTAGCTTTTGACGGCATAACGGATAGCATGATAAAGACGTGCCTGGAGATGACAACGGAACCCGCACTGGCGTTTGCGATGCTAGCGGACCCGGGTGTTAACATCCTCAAGACAGTTGAAGCGAAGTCGGCACTAGCCGATAGAAGTACCTCATTGATGAACATGTCCTTGGGTAGGTTGAACTTCCTGCTGCATATTGCTATCATCCACTTGGGCATGAACCGTCCAATGGATCCCGGAGTAGGTGACTTTGTAAAAACGGTCGAGCTAGAGGCGGTACTGGAATCCTTGGGAGTGCTTCATTCGCGAGTTTTACGCGGCTCCAGAGTGTTTTACCCGTCACAGCCGTACGCTGCAAACCTGATAAAGGTCAGCCCTGAGGATGAGAGACTTCTCCAGCTGGTAGTGAAGATGATTGTGGCTGCAAGGGTGAAGTGGCGGTTGATCAAATTAGAGAGGTATGGGGGCAACCGTCATTCATTGAGTTACACGAATACATGGTGTGAGCAAGGGGGTGCCTGGCCTGAGGACGACATTAAGGAAGCAGAAATAAAAAGAATCCCCGTGAATGGGAGCACAGTTGCAAGGGTGTTTAAGAACGGTCCCTTTGAGAGAAAATGTGTGCTTGCCTCAGAAAGGCTTGTCGAGTACACCCTGTGCGGGGGGAACTTCTCAATACTGGCATGCGACCAAGCACAGTGGTTAGTGCCCAAAAACACCGCGCGAATAACAACAGCCATGAGTAGGGTACGCCGCAGCGTTCTGCACGGTTTGTACACGCCGGGGACCGAAATAGGCAGAGCCTGGCCTTATGCAACGCGAATTCTCGTAGCGAACGTAGCGCTTGCACCGTTAAATTGCGATCTTGGGATCATCAGAGATAATCCGGAAAGAGAGTACATGCTACTACAATGTTTATCCGAGAACCTTGTCCCAGATGCTGAGGGTACACAGTTTTACACTTCTGAAAATGCTTTGCTACATAAAATGTTGGAAAGGTACTACGGCCCTAACGTAGTGCTGCCAAGGGAAGTGGAACTTGTAGGGTGGAAGAACTCAACCGACCACATAGCGCTCATCTTAGGAGCTGTTAGTCTATGTGTAGAGAAAACGGACGGAGCGGTGAGCCTGAAGGAGACCTGTGCGACCAACGACGATACTGCCGGACTTATGTCGGGAGCTGCAGTGCGCAACTTTTACAGGACTCTCCAGATGCCGCTTACGGGAATAAATAATGCCAATCCCGGCATGCCGTTGTTGGTTAAGGGCAGGCCACTCGACACGACTGTGCGGTTGTGGCTTGAAACATGTACAACCAACAAACGCAGTCCAGGTCCGGTCTTCACGTGGAGCAGTGGAAAATTCGGGAACGTACTCGGTACGGCGCTAGTGGCCAATAGTGCGGCAGAGGAGCTGAGCCAGAACACCATTGGTGACACGATTTTAATTTTCACGGCGCTGGTTGTGGTTTTTGTGGTATCAATCAAAACGCAAAAATATGAATCATTCTCTTTGCTTGCTCTGGCCATAGCTGTTGGAGGCAAAGGAGAAACAATGCCTTGGATTGATATATATAACACTATGAAAAGCAGGGAAGTGAACCTTACGTTGGCAGGCAAGTCAAATGGTCTCATGATTGTGCTGGCATCAACAATTCTGACATTTGCCTACCCGACTCCATCTGAGGGGGCGGTGCTCACTGCAGTACTGGTGACGGCTACACTAGTAATTATCCAGACTGTACCAATGACTCTGCTGAAAATAGAAGAACAAATGGCAATAGACAGTGTTGTGTTGGGATTGGGGCACACAAATCTGTTGGGATCGCGCATGTTGGTATCAGGCTATAAGTACCCTGAACTACGCTGTGCTGACGGTGTGACCCCGTATCTGGGGCCAGTCAGTTTGGCGGAGAGAACAAACGAAGTTGCGGAGACGTTTGGATATCAAATACCGGCACACACAAATGTCCCGCAACCAAAGTTTGTGGTGTCACCAATAGTTGTTGGTTAG
- a CDS encoding predicted protein, which translates to MAKTGWKSGISNTSSAGKTNRTPKGNASSKLTQGRRRDKQPGSERSAETIQRLKMYSNGKAIRNKAGKIVAGTFMMQDRAGDRKIEASTGRIQPDRRWFGNTRVVGATELDRFRQEMTEKVADPYSVVLKRKKLPMGLLQDAAEYKAGNQKAALLEQEPFDQAFGKNSRRKRVKLDQLFVQRAAESADSKEDIKTGEGEAIRSEGEGIDWRHEKKDDLFLKGQSKRIWGEFFKVVDCSDVVLHIIDARNVPGTRCTMIERHIAKNASHKHLVFVLNKIDLVPNWVAKRWMGELAAVRPTIAFHASLTNAFGKGALISLLRQFGKLHEDKKQISVGVIGYPNVGKSSVINTLISKKSCKVAPIPGETKIWQYVTLFKRISLIDCPGVVVDTAGDTEEDSVLKGVVRAERLENPEDFIDAIMGKVKREHIAAQYKLPKDGEETWSSSGELMEMIARRSGRLLKGGDPCIRTAALMIINDFQRGRLPHFIPPPELKVEEDQKTVATEQAIQIEEQNLDDVVVVEKEMEQDEEGVETKTNDHAAIADTETVIDTSSILIGDGKWDE; encoded by the exons ATGGCCAAGACAGGATGGAAGTCGGGGATCTCCAATACTTCCTCAGCGGGAAAAACCAATCGGACTCCCAAGGGAAATGCGAGTTCCAAACTCACGCAAGGCCGACGCCGCGACAAGCAACCCGGGTCGGAGCGTTCCGCGGAAACAATCCAGCGTTTGAAAATGTATTCCAATGGAAAAGCCATTCGTAACAAGGCGGGGAAGATTGTGGCGGGAACCTTTATGATGCAAGACCGCGCCGGTGATCGAAAAATCGAAGCCTCCACTGGACGCATACAACCCGATCGCCGATGGTTCGGGAATACGCGCGTGGTTGGTGCCACCGAACTCGATCGTTTTCGTCAAGAAATGACGGAGAAAGTGGCTGATCCATACTCCGTAGTCCTTAAACGCAAAAAGCTGCCAATGGGCCTCTTACAGGATGCCGCCGAGTACAAGGCCGGAAACCAGAAAGCCGCGCTTTTAGAACAAGAGCCGTTCGATCAAGCATTTGGAAAGAATTCTCGTCGAAAGAGAGTCAAACTTGATCAGCTTTTCGTACAACGCGCGGCTGAATCGGCAGACAGCAAAGAAGACATCAAGACTGGCGAAGGAGAGGCTATA CGCTCCGAAGGCGAGGGCATTGACTGGCGGCATGAGAAGAAAGACGATCTCTTCCTTAAGGGACAATCAAAACGAATTTGGGGAGAGTTCTTTAAAGTCGTGGATTGTTCAGATGTTGTTTTGCATATCATTGATGCTCGAAATGTACCGGGTACCCGCTGTACCATGATTGAACGTCATATCGCCAAAAATGCTTCTCACAAGCACTTGGTCTTTGTTTTGAACAAGATCGATCTCGTGCCGAACTGGGTTGCCAAGCGATGGATGGGCGAGTTGGCTGCCGTTCGTCCAACCATCGCCTTTCATGCATCACTAACAAATGCGTTTGGAAAAGGGGCCTTAATAAGCTTACTACGACAGTTTGGAAAGCTTCACGAAGACAAAAAGCAAATCAGTGTTGGTGTTATTGGCTATCCCAATGTTGGCAAATCGTCGGTCATCAATACACTCATTTCAAAAAAATCTTGCAAAGTGGCACCCATTCCTGGTGAAACCAAAATCTGGCAGTATGTTACCCTCTTCAAACGAATATCCCTTATCGACTGTCCCGGTGTTGTTGTCGATACAGCTGGTGATACGGAAGAGGATTCCGTGCTCAAGGGAGTGGTTCGAGCGGAGCGCTTGGAAAATCCAGAGGACTTTATCGATGCGATTATGGGCAAGGTGAAACGTGAGCACATTGCGGCACAATACAAGCTACCAAAGGATGGAGAGGAGACATGGAGTAGTAGCGGAGAGCTTATGGAAATGATCGCGAGGCGATCAGGTCGTTTGCTAAAGGGTGGTGACCCCTGTATTCGGACTGCGGCACTTATGATTATCAACGATTTCCAACGGGGCCGTCTCCCCCATTTTATTCCTCCACCTGAGCTTAAGGTAGAGGAAGATCAGAAGACAGTTGCTACTGAGCAGGCAATCCAAATCGAGGAGCAGAATCTGGATGATGTGGTTGTTGTCGAGAAAGAAATGGAACAAGACGAAGAAGGTGTCGAAACTAAAACGAATGATCATGCAGCCATTGCTGACACGGAGACAGTAATTGACACTTCGAGTATCTTGATCGGAGACGGTAAATGGGACGAATAG
- a CDS encoding predicted protein → MIHSKSKLFFGLAILLSCLRPSIADGSISLFSTTAARPTYTVSSVTAIRGGAAAIPAPKGKRVLTKKHVATSVGHDDELMSSPTAVANVLADLCPHGMLPIAYGMAAAGGTGPVLATAVLVVFGALSWYSLVSFARAADVVLVQSKEEHAAGESLSAVWERTVPNGKLTTYIPDVGCVFLTVGCLLFYSAFIGDIFGSLVSGVKGLPSVLQKRWPVLLLLHAVPILPLCLKKDLSALKYSSMTGLLGIFYTVFFVGKRLVDGSYAEGGKYFDLMATKFQPAPLANFPHTQSGVLGYLADIPSMYAGKGLFTLMNMCCVAYACHYNAVKYYMELKDRTVPTLKGVMAAGIGGTGLVFWCMMMLGFATFGKHSQALLLNNYHSSVDLMATAARLFTGIAIISGYALMFAGLKAALFSLLKLDQPNTTNRDLKQNTISFGILSAIAVAACFVTEHELATVIGIVGSVFGSVVIYIFPAIVNISLLAKKNKKGNRIAALFFPGEVLFNKLMILFGAMFAVLGTWISLASDDH, encoded by the exons ATGATTCATTCCAAAAGCAAGCTCTTCTTCGGGCTTGCAATCCTGTTATCATGTTTGCGTCCATCCATAGCGGACGGATCAATTTCATTGTTTTCAACCACAGCGGCACGACCGACGTATACTGTGAGCTCTGTGACTGCTATCCGAGGTGGTGCCGCTGCGATCCCCGCTCCAAAGGGGAAGCGAGTTCTAACGAAGAAGCACGTCGCGACTTCGGTAGGGCACGACGATGAGCTCATGTCATCACCAACGGCAGTGGCCAACGTTTTGGCCGATTTGTGCCCGCACGGGATGCTTCCAATAG CCTACGGAATGGCGGCGGCAGGCGGCACAGGTCCGGTCCTCGCAACTGCGgtccttgttgtttttggtGCCTTGAGTTGGTATTCACTTGTGTCCTTCGCGCGGGCAGCCGATGTTGTATTGGTGCAGTCTAAGGAAGAGCATGCCGCCGGGGAATCTTTGTCTGCGGTGTGGGAACGAACTGTACCAAATGGGAAACTCACCACATACATACCAGATGTTGGATGCGTATTCTTGACCGTGGGATGTTTACTTTTCTACTCTGCGTTTATCGGCGACATCTTTGGGTCACTCGTTTCTGGTGTGAAGGGCCTTCCATCGGTGCTACAAAAACGCTGGCCCGTGCTACTCCTGCTCCACGCAGTTCCCATTTTACCACTATGCTTGAAGAAAGACCTTTCGGCTCTCAAGTACAGCTCCATGACAGGCTTGCTTGGCATATTTTACACAGTTTTCTTTGTGGGGAAAAGACTGGTTGATGGATCCTACGCTGAAGGTGGAAAGTATTTTGATCTCATGGCAACCAAGTTTCAACCGGCACCTCTAGCCAACTTTCCACACACACAATCTGGGGTACTAGGGTATCTGGCGGACATTCCTTCCATGTACGCCGGCAAAGGCCTTTTTACTTTGATGAACATGTGCTGTGTTGCCTACGCATGTCACTATAACGCGGTCAAATACTACATGGAGCTCAAAGATCGTACGGTTCCGACTCTTAAAGGAGTCATGGCGGCAGGCATTGGCGGAACTGGTTTAGTTTTTTGGTGTATGATGATGCTTGGATTTGCCACTTTCGGAAAGCATTCTCAGGCATTGCTTCTCAACAATTATCATAGCTCGGTGGATCTTATGGCAACGGCGGCTCGTCTCTTTACCGGGATTGCCATTATTTCTGGATACGCGCTAATGTTCGCTGGCCTCAAGGCAGCATTGTTTTCGCTACTCAAACTGGACCAGCCAAACACCACGAACCGTGATTTGAAGCAGAACACCATCTCCTTTGGTATTCTGTCGGCAATTGCGGTTGCCGCATGCTTTGTTACGGAACACGAACTCGCCACCGTAATCGGGATTGTGGGAAGCGTATTTGGATCCGTTGTTATCTACATCTTCCCTGCTATTGTAAATATCAGCTTGCTCGccaagaaaaacaagaaaggcaaCCGAATTGCAGCATTGTTTTTCCCTGGCGAAGTCCTTTTTAACAAGCTCATGATCTTATTTGGGGCAATGTTTGCCGTACTCGGAACGTGGATTTCGTTAGCAAGCGACGATCATTAG
- a CDS encoding predicted protein: METITELATLANVASPSDVVWNEECAYTFHSPYTTDQGIVVDLNTFVGTCQEMALTTSSRGIFVRIVKRRQRKENKAGALETVSVEAPTKLALGVEGGFTTEEDQFETVCTTSVVVLEKVGSLVQIAAEIPYTEESKGTFPTMVAISVDSILNHAGNMLRQDVKTWQLDQDDIQVSKYAENLPFVDNGVEISPDPKSWKCESSGATENLWLNLSDGYIGGGRKNWDGSGGSNGALDHFKESATQYPLVVKLGTITADLETADCYSYAPDEDGPVRIPNLAGLLEKRGIKVSAMQKTVKSTAELEVELNANYAFDAITEAGANLTPVSGPGLQGLQNLGNSCYLNSVMQVLMAVPELSKRYGTSPGGSLTQHNLLQNVPPKEAAGNLLTQTTKLASALTSGLFAHPIAEEIGPDANAMVTDPKYRLAPRMLKNVVGKNHVDFCTGQQQDAAQFLQYYLELLELQERKASARLTKGDGPLYTTSHLFGFRTTSRLECQADQAVKYKDSATETIWSLRIPMEKAVPKPVPRLSIEACLDSWASETTIDGLQWSHLGNAKHSATQKTRLTNFPRYIVLQAQRYTLGPDWSPIKLEVSLDVPDEMDLSKYKFLGPLPSDRVVPAESADTEAKTADGPTTPAVDEAALAQLMDMGFSLNSCKRALTAVGGNNIEAAMGWVFEHNTDSDFNDPLPDVGTDVSPEIGKAVAESAVQSLADSLGCFSVDQVRVALEETNGAPDRAADWLFSHMDDLEGAISALKKNRAPVEPVGSEESVSLEDGPGFYRLTGLISHIGKNTGSGHYVAHLKKGDKWIIFNDEKVAVSEHPPKEHAYLYLLQRTDTIDSPHESY, translated from the exons ATGGAAACCATAACCGAACTCGCAACGTTAGCCAACGTCGCTTCGCCAAGCGATGTTGTGTGGAACGAGGAATGCGCCTACACGTTCCACTCGCCGTACACGACCGATCAAGGTATCGTGGTAGATCTGAATACCTTCGTTGGGACGTGTCAAGAAATGGCGCTGACCACCAGCTCTCGAGGAATTTTCGTGCGCATTGTCAAAAGAAGGCAACGCAAAGAAAATAAAGCCGGAGCATTGGAAACTGTCTCCGTAGAAGCACCAACAAAACTAGCTTTGGGCGTGGAGGGAGGCTTTACGACCGAAGAAGATCAGTTCGAGACCGTTTGTACAACTTCCGTTGTCGTTCTGGAAAAAGTTGGCAGCCTGGTACAGATTGCAGCCGAAATCCCCTACACGGAAGAATCCAAGGGGACTTTCCCCACTATGGTGGCCATCAGTGTAGATTCCATCCTCAATCACGCCGGCAATATGTTGCGACAGGATGTCAAAACCTGGCAATTGGATCAAGATGATATTCAGGTGTCGAAGTACGCCGAAAACCTCCCTTTTGTTGACAACGGGGTCGAAATAAGCCCAGATCCAAAATCGTGGAAATGTGAGTCTTCGGGGGCGACCGAAAATTTGTGGCTCAACCTTTCCGACGGCTATATTGGCGGAGGGCGCAAAAACTGGGACGGATCGGGTGGATCCAACGGTGCCTTGGATCATTTTAAGGAATCTGCTACGCAGTATCCACTCGTTGTCAAGCTAGGAACGATCACGGCCGATTTGGAAACCGCGGATTGTTACTCTTATGctcccgacgaagacggaCCCGTCAGGATTCCGAATCTAGCCGGCCTGCTAGAAAAGCGTGGAATCAAAGTTTCTGCCAT GCAAAAGACGGTGAAATCGACAGCAGAGTTAGAGGTAGAGCTAAACGCCAATTACGCCTTTGACGCGATCACCGAGGCAGGAGCGAACTTGACACCGGTGTCGGGGCCGGGTTTGCAAGGTTTGCAAAATTTGGGAAACTCATGCTATCTTAATTCGGTGATGCAGGTCTTAATGGCCGTTCCCGAGCTTAGCAAGCGCTACGGCACATCTCCAGGTGGGAGCCTCACGCAGCACAACTTATTGCAAAATGTCCCTCCCAAGGAAGCAGCAGGTAATTTGCTTACTCAGACAACCAAGCTGGCCAGCGCATTGACTTCGGGTCTCTTTGCCCATCCCATAGCCGAGGAAATAGGGCCAGATGCGAATGCTATGGTCACAGACCCAAAGTACCGATTGGCTCCACGAATGCTAAAGAACGTTGTTGGGAAGAATCACGTCGACTTTTGTACCGGGCAGCAGCAAGATGCGGCTCAATTTCTTCAATACTACCTGGAACTCTTGGAGCTTCAGGAAAGGAAAGCTTCGGCGCGTTTGACCAAGGGAGACGGTCCTTTGTATACGACGTCTCACTTATTCGGGTTTCGCACGACGTCACGTCTGGAATGTCAAGCTGATCAGGCAGTAAAATATAAGGATAGTGCAACCGAAACTATTTGGAGCCTGAGGATTCCCATGGAGAAAGCAGTT ccGAAACCGGTTCCTCGCCTGTCGATTGAAGCTTGCTTGGACTCTTGGGCATCGGAAACTACTATTGACGGTTTACAATGGTCCCATTTGGGAAATGCAAAGCATTCCGCTACCCAGAAAACACGCTTGACGAACTTTCCGCGATACATCGTGTTGCAGGCGCAACGATACACACTCGGACCAGATTGGAGTCCGATCAAATTGGAAGTTAGTCTCGACGTTCCGGACGAGATGGATCTGTCCAAGTACAAATTCCTTGGCCCTTTACCAAGCGACCGTGTGGTACCGGCAGAGTCCGCAGACACCGAAGCGAAGACAGCGGATGGTCCTACTACCCCGGCCGTTGACGAAGCTGCCTTAGCACAATTGATGGACATGGGATTCTCACTGAACAGTTGTAAGCGTGCGCTGACCGCTGTCGGTGGGAACAATATAGAAGCAGCCATGGGTTGGGTGTTTGAGCACAACACGGACTCAGATTTTAACGACCCGTTGCCAGACGTTGGAACTGATGTATCTCCAGAAATTGGTAAAGCTGTGGCTGAAAGTGCTGTCCAGTCACTGGCGGATAGTTTAGGCTGTTTTTCTGTTGATCAAGTCCGAGTAGCTTTGGAAGAGACTAACGGGGCGCCTGATCGAGCTGCGGACTGGTTGTTTTCCCACATGGACGACTTGGAAGGTGCTATTTCCGCCTTGAAGAAAAACAGGGCACCCGTTGAGCCTGTGGGGTCTGAGGAAAGTGTTTCGCTAGAAGACGGACCAGGTTTTTACAGGTTGACGGGATTGATTTCGCATATCGGAAAGAACACTGGCAGTGGTCACTATGTGGCTCACTTGAAGAAAGGAGACAAGTGGATTATCTTTAACGACGAAAAGGTTGCTGTCTCTGAGCATCCACCGAAGGAGCATGCATACTTGTATCTACTGCAGCGTACGGATACCATCGACAGTCCGCACGAGAGCTATTAG
- a CDS encoding predicted protein, producing the protein MPRPSYAYDVENFSHIERGSESEQNRSVYHSGVSVFDQVPKNGSIEDGQGYRTRPDHSMSLRLAHSSNDAQNGFNQNAHQPIRGVACSDEEHGSWHWTHPPTSTGFSVSSERYSYSRRNDRSHPPSLTWTRGRQACLSIAKGKRQTQTTHYYRGRGMAPISDSPSSTDRRYTSYPFKSALPTLEHEVPVSVSNEDPPTPPDLRSPRGAVFSEKDSRYTGKRALLPRMEVQVKRTKGFDKFDLLVSATLEIGPLQENPTGCSCPKSKCVALYCDCFKAGRRCNPINCNCTACKNTINESGPQGARTNAIRAILARNPRAFVTAGVASAVQKLPAGQVACNCIRSRCLKLYCTCFQAGKMCQPGICTCIACANSVEDHPERKQAIKHTLQKRPDAFQTKDRPVGLGCACKNNKCIRKYCECFRNGLSCADKCCCLNCENRKVESMHTPSIPTRNEMV; encoded by the coding sequence ATGCCACGACCATCGTATGCCTATGACGTCGAGAATTTCAGTCATATTGAGCGGGGAAGTGAGAGTGAGCAAAATCGCTCCGTGTATCATTCTGGGGTAAGTGTCTTTGACCAAGTTCCCAAGAATGGAAGTATTGAAGATGGACAAGGGTATCGAACGAGACCTGATCACTCTATGAGTTTACGTCTTGCTCATTCGTcgaatgacgctcaaaatGGCTTCAACCAAAATGCACACCAGCCCATTCGTGGCGTAGCGTGCTCTGATGAAGAGCACGGTTCGTGGCATTGGACTCATCCACCCACATCTACTGGGTTCTCAGTTTCGAGTGAACGGTATTCGTACAGTCGTCGCAATGACCGGTCGCACCCTCCTTCTTTGACTTGGACACGAGGTCGACAAGCATGTCTCTCCATTGCCAAAGGCAAAAGACAAACACAGACTACTCATTATTACCGTGGTCGCGGTATGGCACCTATCAGTGACTCTCCCTCTTCGACCGACCGACGGTATACATCTTATCCCTTCAAGTCTGCTCTTCCTACCCTAGAACACGAAGTTCCGGTTTCAGTGTCCAACGAAGACCCCCCAACGCCTCCAGATTTGCGCTCCCCAAGAGGCGCCGTATTTTCCGAAAAAGACTCTAGATATACCGGTAAGCGCGCTCTACTACCAAGGATGGAAGTACAGGTGAAACGTACGAAAGGATTCGACAAATTTGATTTGCTCGTATCTGCAACACTCGAAATCGGCCCACTACAAGAAAACCCGACGGGCTGCAGCTGCCCGAAGTCGAAGTGTGTCGCATTGTACTGTGACTGCTTCAAGGCAGGACGACGATGTAATCcaattaactgtaactgtacAGCGTGCAAGAACACCATAAACGAAAGCGGTCCCCAAGGTGCCCGTACGAATGCGATTCGAGCAATTCTCGCCCGAAATCCTAGGGCGTTTGTTACAGCAGGTGTCGCCAGTGCTGTACAAAAGCTGCCCGCTGGCCAAGTTGCTTGCAACTGTATTCGGTCACGCTGCCTCAAACTTTATTGCACCTGCTTTCAGGCCGGAAAAATGTGCCAGCCAGGAATTTGTACATGCATAGCCTGCGCGAATTCAGTAGAAGATCACCCAGAACGGAAGCAAGCGATCAAGCATACTTTGCAAAAGCGCCCAGATGCCTTTCAAACCAAAGATCGACCTGTAGGACTCGGGTGCGCGTGTAAAAACAACAAATGCATCCGCAAATACTGCGAATGCTTTCGAAACGGTCTCTCGTGTGCTGACAAGTGTTGTTGTCTCAATTGCGAAAATCGAAAGGTAGAAAGTATGCATACGCCATCTATTCCAACACGCAATGAAATGGTCTAG